AGCGATAACGATCGCCGAGGAAAGCCACGACTTCGCCATCAAGCGCAGAGCAAAGGCGACGTCCCCGCCGACGATCGTTGCGTGCTCGCGCAGTGCCGTAACCACGATGTCGAAGTACCCGGCGAGTGCGAAGGTAATCGCTGCCGACATATTGCCCGCGTCGCGCAGACGCGCGAGCGCCTCGGCAAACGTCGCCGCCGCTTCGTCGCCGTAGCTGTTCCGAAACTCTTGCGGACAGAGCCGCAGCAGCACACGGTAAAACGCCACGCTCACGGCCATGCGGTTACGCCTCGCGGGCCAGCAGCTGGTTCTTTCGCACGAGCTTGACCATGCTTTCGAGCCGCGCGACTTCGGCGGCGAGCGCTTTTCGACCGCCCGGCGTCAGCCGATAGTAGCGCCGGCGCGGGTCGTCGCTCGGCGCGCCGCGCACTTCGGCGATCCACTTATCGCGGCAGAGCTGGCCGATCAGCCGGTAGAGCGTCCCAGGCAGCAATACGACTTCACCCACGGTAAAGTCTTGAATTTCTTTGATGATCGCGTAGCCGTGCCGGTCGCCTTGGGCCAATGCGACGAGAATATAAAATGTGGCGGCGCTCACTGCAAACTATTCTCCTTGCGACTATATTCCGCAAGATTATAGTAAGGCGCGGCGGCCGCGCCGTCAAGCCGTGCGCCGCTTTAGCTCGGAGGTCGCCACCTCAAATCGGGCTGACGGGCGGCTCGAGTTTCGTCGACGCGCCCGACGACGGTCGTGACCGGGGCGTCGAGCAGTGCCTGCGGATTCGTCTTGGCCTGCTCGACGATGTGGCGCAGGGCGTCGACGAACTCGTCGAGCGTCTCTTTCGACTCGGTCTCGGTCGGTTCGATCATCAGGCACTCCGGCACGATGAGCGGGAAATACATCGTCGGCGCCATGTAGCCGTAATCGAGCAGCGCCTTCGCGATGTCGAGCGCGCGCACGCCGTGATCTTTCTTGAGCTCCTGCGCGGAGGCGACGAACTCGTGCCGGCAGATCTCCGGATACGGCGTCTCAAGAAACTCCGCGATCTTCACCCGCAGGTAGTTCGCGTTGAGCACCGCGAGCTGTGAGACGCGCTTGAGCCCCTCTTCGCCGTTG
The nucleotide sequence above comes from Candidatus Cybelea sp.. Encoded proteins:
- a CDS encoding PadR family transcriptional regulator yields the protein MSAATFYILVALAQGDRHGYAIIKEIQDFTVGEVVLLPGTLYRLIGQLCRDKWIAEVRGAPSDDPRRRYYRLTPGGRKALAAEVARLESMVKLVRKNQLLAREA